A section of the Streptomyces sp. NBC_01591 genome encodes:
- a CDS encoding ABATE domain-containing protein, giving the protein MTIRDLQEMPWIGEDPVLDLANTVVVGAGPARGDVDFLADRELTRRWRARAADRRLVALPLEELKRLRGLVRDALDATAGQRPLTDSLRTRLNELASSAPVVIRMTGDGLLTQQEQGGGADAVVARETLVLAARPDRQRVRRCHAPSCGMFFLARRRDQAWCSLGCGNRARSTRRQPRETGTRS; this is encoded by the coding sequence ATGACCATCCGGGACCTGCAGGAAATGCCGTGGATCGGCGAGGACCCGGTCCTCGACCTGGCCAACACCGTCGTCGTCGGCGCAGGCCCGGCGCGCGGCGACGTCGACTTCCTCGCCGATCGGGAACTCACCAGGCGATGGCGCGCCCGCGCCGCCGACCGCAGACTGGTTGCCCTCCCCTTGGAGGAGCTGAAGCGGCTGCGTGGGTTGGTCCGCGACGCGCTGGACGCGACAGCCGGACAGCGGCCGCTCACCGACAGCCTGCGGACCCGTTTGAACGAACTCGCCTCGTCCGCCCCCGTCGTCATCCGGATGACCGGCGACGGCCTGCTCACACAGCAGGAACAGGGTGGCGGCGCCGACGCCGTCGTCGCCCGCGAGACGCTCGTCCTGGCCGCGCGTCCGGACCGCCAGCGGGTGCGGCGCTGCCACGCTCCCAGTTGCGGGATGTTCTTCCTGGCCAGGCGCCGTGACCAGGCATGGTGTTCCCTCGGCTGCGGCAACCGGGCGAGGTCCACCCGGCGCCAGCCACGAGAAACGGGAACCCGCAGCTGA